From the genome of Deinococcus sp. JMULE3, one region includes:
- a CDS encoding DinB family protein, translated as MDLLERLLGHDAWTTGRLLDQARVLDEAGLDQPFDLGWRTVRATLAHIVRNMEVWTDLMSGVPPRVGPGDRVSLDELAWRLEVVGPQLAALARWVQAEERLDDTWVDVLDDPPRRKSFGGAIAHVITHSMHHRAQLIHMLRTLGVPDVEEGDVLGWERRVVRGGAWDVGGEA; from the coding sequence ATGGATCTGCTGGAGCGGCTGCTGGGGCATGACGCGTGGACGACGGGGCGGCTACTGGATCAGGCGCGCGTGCTGGACGAGGCGGGGCTGGATCAGCCGTTCGACCTGGGGTGGCGGACGGTGCGGGCGACCCTGGCCCATATCGTGCGGAACATGGAGGTCTGGACGGACCTGATGAGCGGCGTCCCGCCGCGCGTGGGTCCGGGGGACCGGGTCAGTCTGGATGAGCTGGCGTGGCGGCTGGAGGTGGTGGGGCCGCAGCTGGCGGCGCTCGCGAGGTGGGTGCAGGCGGAGGAGCGGCTGGATGACACCTGGGTGGACGTGCTGGACGATCCGCCGCGGCGCAAGTCGTTCGGTGGGGCCATCGCGCATGTGATCACGCATTCCATGCATCACCGGGCGCAGTTGATTCACATGCTGCGGACACTGGGCGTGCCGGACGTCGAGGAGGGGGACGTGCTGGGCTGGGAGCGTCGGGTGGTGCGGGGCGGCGCGTGGGACGTGGGCGGGGAGGCGTGA
- a CDS encoding MarR family winged helix-turn-helix transcriptional regulator has translation MPDTPTPGAPGSLQHRAYLALQRLALHQQRQGADLFRDHGLSAPQFNVLRILRGAADGGLTCSEISDRLLDHDPDVTRLLDRLQKAGLVTRDRDRPDRRIVATRLTDAGRDLLTRLDPPLTDLHARQFAHLTDTQLRDLISLLTAVTSPEDTP, from the coding sequence ATGCCCGACACCCCCACCCCCGGCGCGCCCGGCAGCCTGCAGCACCGCGCCTACCTCGCCCTGCAACGCCTCGCGCTGCACCAGCAACGCCAGGGCGCCGACCTGTTTCGCGACCACGGCCTCAGCGCCCCGCAGTTCAACGTCCTGCGCATCCTGCGCGGCGCCGCAGACGGCGGCCTGACCTGCAGCGAGATCAGCGACCGCCTCCTCGACCACGACCCCGACGTCACCCGCCTCCTCGACCGCCTCCAGAAGGCCGGACTGGTCACCCGCGACCGCGACCGCCCCGACCGCCGCATCGTCGCCACCCGCCTCACCGACGCCGGACGCGACCTGCTGACCCGCCTCGACCCACCCCTGACCGACCTGCACGCCCGGCAGTTCGCGCACCTGACCGACACGCAACTGCGCGACCTGATCAGCCTGCTCACCGCGGTCACCTCACCGGAGGACACCCCATGA
- a CDS encoding glycosyltransferase family 2 protein, whose translation MNFLAFLDILGLVLFALYVVQQTASALMRPRRIPHAQGGVHVTFLIPALNEAQVIEATLQNVRTVAPDARVIVIDDASDDGTDHIVRAFAQRDPDVRLLRREFPEARQNKGRAMNWAVTRLLAEPEMQGQDLTQHVFVGLDADGRLGSDFVPQVRGAFQDPHVLAAQGWMRYRQTTSELPGLQGALARVLLIQQDLENFILGHYQRVRHWAGTASLTGNGQCMRASYVAGQLARGVEPWPDVLLEDFGSALEIRLHDPRARIALLTAHVGQQGMISPVPFMRQRARWIQGTMQCLRYLGRLWGARAHPVTLADFTYLILGPWLNTLMIISLLSQPLRRAFGWHGFTSPAWVATVFTLLPLAFQLNWALRYRAERRLPLWVVGYIMLTLPVFSAITLWSLPLALFNHFTGRRGWYKSVRHDEPTDGTLAASGTTG comes from the coding sequence ATGAACTTCCTCGCCTTCCTCGACATTCTCGGCCTCGTCCTGTTCGCGCTGTACGTCGTGCAGCAGACCGCCAGCGCCCTGATGCGCCCCCGCCGCATCCCCCACGCCCAGGGCGGCGTGCACGTCACGTTCCTGATCCCCGCGCTGAACGAGGCGCAGGTCATCGAGGCGACCCTCCAGAACGTCCGCACCGTCGCCCCCGACGCCCGCGTGATCGTCATCGACGACGCCAGCGACGACGGCACCGACCACATCGTCCGCGCGTTCGCGCAGCGCGACCCCGACGTGCGCCTCCTGCGCCGCGAGTTCCCCGAAGCGCGGCAGAACAAGGGCCGCGCCATGAACTGGGCCGTCACGCGCCTCCTGGCCGAACCCGAGATGCAGGGCCAGGACCTCACGCAGCACGTCTTCGTGGGCCTGGACGCCGACGGCCGCCTGGGGAGCGACTTCGTCCCGCAGGTGCGCGGCGCGTTCCAGGACCCGCACGTCCTCGCCGCGCAGGGCTGGATGCGCTACCGCCAGACGACCAGCGAACTCCCGGGCCTGCAGGGCGCGCTGGCGCGCGTGCTGCTCATCCAGCAGGACCTCGAGAACTTCATCCTGGGTCACTACCAGCGCGTGCGGCACTGGGCGGGCACCGCGTCCCTGACCGGCAACGGCCAGTGCATGCGCGCCAGTTACGTCGCCGGGCAGCTCGCACGCGGCGTGGAACCCTGGCCGGACGTGCTGCTCGAGGACTTCGGCAGCGCCCTGGAAATCCGCCTGCACGACCCCAGGGCCCGCATCGCGCTGCTCACCGCGCACGTCGGGCAGCAGGGCATGATCAGCCCCGTGCCGTTCATGCGCCAGCGTGCCCGCTGGATCCAGGGCACCATGCAGTGCCTGCGCTACCTGGGCCGCCTGTGGGGCGCACGCGCCCACCCCGTCACCCTGGCGGACTTCACGTACCTGATCCTCGGCCCGTGGCTGAACACCCTGATGATCATCAGCCTGCTGTCCCAGCCGCTGCGCCGCGCGTTCGGCTGGCACGGCTTCACGTCCCCCGCGTGGGTGGCGACCGTGTTCACGCTGCTGCCCCTGGCGTTCCAGCTGAACTGGGCGCTGCGCTACCGCGCCGAACGCCGCCTGCCGCTGTGGGTGGTCGGGTACATCATGCTGACCCTCCCGGTGTTCAGCGCGATCACGCTGTGGTCGCTGCCGCTGGCGCTGTTCAACCACTTCACCGGGCGGCGCGGCTGGTACAAGAGCGTCCGGCACGACGAACCCACCGACGGCACCCTGGCCGCATCCGGCACCACAGGCTGA
- a CDS encoding amidase, with product MTDATSAVPDPQRAWAFRPASPLPGAPGGPLAGLTFSVKDLFGVAGWPLRASTRAPVPDPGPSPLVTRLLALGASAVGKTHLHEIALGITGVNGFGGTDHPFLPGRVPGGSSSGAAVSVALKQVDFALGTDTGGSVRVPAAWCGVVGFKPTRDHPAWPTDGVLPLSVTCDHAGPLARDVATVTRVHEALTGQTVPEAALGGLRVGLWLPGGWVTEDVRAALRDVAGALTGAGATVEDVDFPEVLDAYSPIVLSEAAQVHREALHLDDPGFLPFTLASLRQGAALTDAEVQAAHERRAAYRAQLNDLLTRFDLLLAPAVPTPPPAQGQDEVLLPDGPTPLRRAVLRLTAPFSLLGAPVVALPTRTAFIGAQLIAPHGQDDRLLGLARALERTLDGA from the coding sequence GTGACTGACGCCACTTCTGCCGTTCCGGACCCGCAGCGGGCCTGGGCGTTCCGTCCGGCCTCTCCCCTGCCCGGCGCGCCCGGTGGGCCTCTGGCGGGGTTGACGTTCAGCGTGAAGGACCTGTTCGGCGTGGCGGGGTGGCCGCTGCGGGCCAGTACCCGCGCGCCCGTTCCGGACCCCGGCCCGAGTCCGCTGGTGACGCGGCTACTGGCGCTGGGCGCGTCGGCGGTCGGGAAGACGCACCTGCATGAGATCGCGCTGGGCATCACGGGCGTCAACGGCTTCGGAGGCACGGACCACCCGTTCCTGCCGGGCCGCGTGCCGGGCGGGAGCAGCAGCGGCGCGGCGGTCAGCGTGGCGCTGAAACAGGTGGACTTCGCGCTGGGGACGGACACGGGCGGCAGCGTCCGCGTGCCCGCCGCGTGGTGCGGCGTGGTGGGCTTCAAACCCACCAGGGATCATCCGGCGTGGCCGACGGACGGCGTGCTGCCCCTGTCCGTGACGTGCGATCACGCGGGACCGCTGGCGCGGGACGTGGCGACCGTCACGCGCGTCCACGAGGCCCTGACCGGGCAGACGGTGCCGGAGGCGGCCCTGGGTGGCCTGCGGGTGGGCCTGTGGCTGCCCGGCGGCTGGGTCACGGAGGACGTCCGCGCGGCGCTGCGCGACGTGGCGGGCGCCCTCACCGGCGCGGGCGCGACCGTGGAGGACGTGGACTTCCCCGAGGTGCTGGACGCGTACTCCCCGATCGTGCTGAGCGAGGCGGCGCAGGTTCACCGCGAGGCGCTGCACCTGGACGATCCGGGCTTCCTGCCGTTCACGCTGGCCTCGCTGCGGCAGGGCGCGGCCCTGACGGACGCGGAGGTGCAGGCCGCCCACGAGCGCCGCGCCGCGTACCGCGCGCAGCTGAACGACCTGCTGACCCGCTTCGACCTGCTTCTCGCCCCGGCGGTGCCCACCCCGCCCCCCGCGCAGGGCCAGGACGAGGTGCTGCTGCCGGACGGCCCCACGCCGCTGCGCCGGGCAGTGCTGCGCCTCACCGCGCCGTTCAGTCTGCTGGGCGCGCCCGTGGTGGCCCTGCCGACCCGCACTGCGTTCATCGGCGCGCAGCTGATCGCCCCGCACGGACAGGACGACCGCCTGCTGGGCCTGGCCCGCGCGCTGGAACGTACCCTGGACGGTGCATGA
- a CDS encoding LEA type 2 family protein produces MRALPALTAVLPALLLGACAPLQQVIQVPQVEVQGVRLTSLTLPGGFGRAPVANLTVNLRVTNPNPLPLRVANLAGSLIIDGANVGDVNFPNVALPARGSADQVAEVSVLVTLNTAASFLKVARGQLVTYRLDGGFTADLGPLGLQPFGPFTLSQGQWKQDPIIPF; encoded by the coding sequence ATGCGCGCCCTGCCTGCCCTGACCGCCGTCCTTCCCGCCCTGCTCCTGGGAGCCTGCGCGCCCCTGCAGCAGGTCATTCAGGTGCCGCAGGTGGAGGTTCAGGGCGTGCGCCTGACCAGCCTGACCCTGCCGGGGGGCTTCGGGCGGGCGCCCGTGGCGAACCTGACCGTGAACCTGCGCGTCACGAACCCCAACCCGCTGCCGCTGCGCGTCGCGAACCTCGCGGGGTCGCTGATCATCGACGGGGCGAACGTGGGGGACGTGAACTTCCCGAACGTCGCCCTGCCCGCGCGGGGCAGCGCCGATCAGGTGGCAGAGGTCAGCGTGCTCGTGACCCTGAACACCGCCGCGTCGTTCCTGAAGGTCGCGCGCGGGCAGCTCGTCACGTACCGGCTGGACGGAGGCTTCACCGCCGACCTCGGGCCGCTGGGCCTGCAGCCGTTCGGGCCGTTCACGCTGTCGCAGGGGCAGTGGAAGCAGGACCCGATCATCCCGTTCTGA
- a CDS encoding acetyl-CoA C-acyltransferase, whose product MPEAVIVSTARTPIGKAYRGFLNDTHGSDLGAHAVTHAVARAGVDPAEIEDVIMGAGNPEGATGSNIARQIALRAGLPVGVAGQTVNRFCSSGLQTIATAANSVMAGQGDVYVAGGLESITLTQNEHANKYRLRGEWLMEHKPAIYMPMLETAEIVAKRYGITREQQDEYAYHSQMRTARAQQAGLFEHEIVPMTATMKVQDKATGEISDQTVTRTLDEGNRADTTLEGLGKLKPVFEGGVITAGNASQLSDGAAAVVVMNADVARERGLAPLGLFKGFAIAGCEPDEMGIGPVFAVPKLLKRHGLSVDDIDLWELNEAFAVQALYCRDHLGIDPEKYNVNGGSISIGHPYGMSGARLTGHALLEGKRRGAKHVVVTMCIGGGMGAAGLFEVL is encoded by the coding sequence ATGCCTGAAGCTGTCATCGTCTCCACCGCCCGCACTCCCATCGGCAAGGCCTACCGCGGCTTCCTGAACGACACGCACGGCAGCGACCTGGGCGCGCACGCCGTCACGCACGCCGTCGCCCGCGCGGGCGTGGACCCCGCCGAGATCGAGGACGTCATCATGGGCGCCGGGAACCCCGAGGGTGCCACCGGCAGCAACATCGCCCGGCAGATCGCGCTGCGCGCCGGCCTGCCGGTGGGCGTGGCGGGGCAGACCGTGAACCGCTTCTGCTCCAGCGGCCTGCAGACCATCGCCACCGCCGCGAACAGCGTCATGGCCGGCCAGGGCGACGTGTACGTCGCGGGCGGCCTGGAAAGCATCACGCTGACGCAGAACGAACACGCGAACAAGTACCGCCTGCGCGGCGAATGGCTCATGGAGCACAAGCCCGCCATCTACATGCCCATGCTGGAAACCGCCGAGATCGTCGCCAAACGCTACGGCATCACCCGTGAGCAGCAGGACGAGTACGCGTACCACTCGCAGATGCGCACCGCCCGCGCCCAGCAGGCCGGACTGTTCGAGCACGAGATCGTCCCCATGACCGCCACCATGAAGGTGCAGGACAAGGCCACCGGCGAGATCAGCGACCAGACCGTCACCCGCACCCTGGACGAGGGGAACCGCGCCGACACCACCCTGGAAGGCCTGGGCAAACTGAAACCCGTGTTCGAGGGCGGCGTCATCACCGCCGGGAATGCCAGCCAGCTCAGCGACGGCGCGGCTGCCGTGGTCGTCATGAACGCCGACGTCGCCCGCGAACGCGGCCTCGCTCCGCTGGGCCTGTTCAAGGGCTTCGCCATCGCCGGGTGCGAGCCCGACGAGATGGGCATCGGCCCGGTGTTCGCCGTGCCGAAACTCCTCAAGCGACACGGCCTCAGCGTGGACGACATCGACCTGTGGGAACTGAACGAGGCGTTCGCCGTGCAGGCCCTGTACTGCCGCGACCACCTCGGCATCGACCCCGAGAAGTACAACGTGAACGGCGGCTCCATCAGCATCGGGCACCCGTACGGCATGAGCGGCGCGCGCCTGACCGGGCACGCCCTGCTGGAAGGCAAACGCCGCGGCGCGAAGCACGTCGTGGTGACCATGTGCATCGGCGGCGGCATGGGCGCGGCGGGCCTGTTCGAGGTGCTGTGA
- a CDS encoding glycosyltransferase family 4 protein, translating to MNIPLGEAVPDDGTRAAGSAAPPMRLAVLTDAPRVAGSELWLLYVLPRLLPGGVQPTVFLRVGESLDRLAAQFGEAGIPVRRYADLSGLPDLTRDFDLRLLQAWDPGTYLRLLPRLAAPTLVVSHDQLDYHYAPPLRALYRETYRFTKAIPLRRAGHLLTVSRWGAAFLRGPMGLRDTTFVTNGVDPEQFRPATPEDRAALRESLGFTRFTVLIPGRFTPEKNQWMSVRAARHAPDLDFVFVGDMDSSVGKLVQGYAARLGLRNVRFLGRRWDMPELYRAADALLQPTLAENQSLVTLEAMASGLPVVTTDIPAQAELVQDGVTGLTVPAQPDVLARALQALAAHPERTREFGRAARQFVLDHHTTDHTAALVLAELQRIVSTPSPAAHAAKE from the coding sequence ATGAATATTCCGCTGGGGGAAGCTGTCCCCGACGACGGAACGCGCGCCGCCGGGTCGGCCGCGCCGCCCATGCGACTGGCGGTCCTGACCGACGCGCCGCGCGTGGCGGGCAGTGAACTGTGGCTGCTGTACGTCCTGCCGCGCCTGCTGCCGGGGGGCGTGCAGCCCACCGTATTCCTGCGGGTGGGGGAGAGCCTGGACCGGCTGGCCGCGCAGTTCGGCGAGGCCGGGATTCCGGTGCGGCGCTACGCGGACCTGTCGGGCCTGCCGGACCTGACCCGTGACTTCGACCTGCGCCTGCTGCAGGCCTGGGACCCCGGCACGTACCTGCGCCTGCTGCCCCGGCTGGCCGCGCCGACGCTGGTCGTGTCGCACGATCAGCTGGACTACCACTACGCGCCGCCGCTGCGGGCGCTGTACCGCGAGACGTACCGCTTCACGAAGGCGATTCCGCTGCGCCGCGCGGGGCACCTGCTGACCGTGTCCCGCTGGGGCGCCGCATTCCTGCGCGGTCCGATGGGGCTGCGGGACACGACCTTCGTGACGAACGGCGTGGACCCAGAGCAGTTCCGGCCCGCCACCCCCGAGGACCGCGCGGCGCTGCGCGAGTCGCTGGGATTCACGCGCTTCACGGTCCTGATTCCGGGCCGCTTCACGCCCGAGAAGAACCAGTGGATGAGCGTCCGCGCGGCGCGGCACGCCCCGGACCTGGATTTCGTGTTCGTCGGGGACATGGACTCCAGCGTGGGGAAACTGGTGCAGGGCTACGCGGCGCGCCTGGGGTTGCGGAACGTCCGGTTCCTGGGCCGCCGCTGGGATATGCCGGAGCTGTACCGCGCGGCGGACGCGCTGCTGCAACCCACCCTGGCGGAGAACCAGTCCCTGGTGACGCTGGAAGCCATGGCGTCCGGCCTCCCGGTCGTCACGACGGACATTCCGGCGCAGGCGGAACTCGTGCAGGACGGCGTGACCGGCCTGACGGTGCCCGCGCAGCCGGACGTGCTGGCCCGCGCATTGCAGGCGCTCGCGGCACACCCGGAGCGCACCCGGGAGTTCGGGCGGGCCGCGCGGCAGTTCGTCCTCGATCACCACACCACCGACCACACCGCCGCGCTTGTCCTCGCTGAACTGCAGCGCATTGTTTCCACCCCCTCACCTGCGGCGCACGCCGCGAAGGAGTAA
- a CDS encoding ring-cleaving dioxygenase has translation MTTTPLTPHGLHHVTAVTADARANLGYYTQTLGLRLVKKTVNQDDVTAYHLFYADRDGTPGSDLTFFQWDVPREQPGNNSVSRTSLRVPTGTLDWWQAHLTASGTPVTPVTRHGRAHLDFSDPEGQRLSLVEGGPEGTPWDASPIPTEKQILGLGPAELTLPNLFPTTRVLERAYHLTPAGSYPDPEQPGRTIHVYAMNEGGPHAELHLRIDPTIPPARPGAGGVHHIALRVHDDQYHDWNTHLTSLGLRTSGEVDRHWFHSIYYREPQGVLIELATDGPGFAVDEHPDHLGETLILAPFLEPHRAQIEAGLTPLT, from the coding sequence ATGACCACCACGCCCCTCACCCCGCACGGCCTACACCACGTCACCGCCGTCACCGCCGACGCCCGCGCCAACCTCGGGTACTACACCCAGACGCTCGGCCTGCGCCTCGTCAAGAAGACCGTCAACCAGGACGACGTCACCGCCTACCACCTCTTCTACGCCGACCGCGACGGCACCCCCGGCAGCGACCTGACCTTCTTCCAGTGGGACGTTCCCCGCGAACAGCCCGGCAACAACAGCGTCAGCCGCACCAGCCTGCGCGTCCCCACCGGCACCCTCGACTGGTGGCAGGCGCACCTGACCGCCAGCGGCACCCCCGTCACCCCCGTGACCCGCCACGGCCGCGCCCACCTTGATTTCAGCGATCCCGAAGGCCAGCGCCTCAGCCTCGTCGAGGGCGGCCCCGAAGGCACCCCCTGGGACGCCAGCCCCATCCCCACCGAGAAGCAGATCCTCGGCCTGGGACCCGCCGAACTGACCCTCCCGAACCTGTTCCCCACCACCCGCGTCCTCGAACGCGCCTACCACCTCACGCCCGCAGGCTCGTACCCCGACCCCGAACAACCAGGGCGGACCATTCACGTCTATGCCATGAATGAGGGCGGCCCGCACGCGGAACTGCACCTCCGCATCGACCCGACCATCCCACCCGCCCGGCCCGGTGCGGGCGGCGTGCACCACATCGCCCTGCGCGTCCACGACGACCAGTACCACGACTGGAACACCCACCTGACCAGCCTGGGCCTGCGCACCAGCGGCGAGGTCGACCGCCATTGGTTCCACAGCATCTACTACCGCGAACCGCAGGGCGTCCTGATCGAACTCGCCACCGACGGCCCCGGCTTCGCTGTCGACGAACACCCCGACCACCTGGGCGAAACGCTGATCCTCGCACCCTTCCTGGAACCGCACCGCGCGCAGATCGAAGCGGGCCTCACCCCCCTGACCTGA
- a CDS encoding outer membrane lipoprotein carrier protein LolA produces MSKRLTLTLLAGLLSVAGAQSAQDIVNKVDAAQKAARDVSFRLSGNASFDSAAQKIDLTVKAIPAQSLARVQFMAPDALADNVIVADKTEIRQYMYLTNQITVTSAQKAAQQAGLGLDFTQLTNTASMLARYNVKLIGTTGTAGKRVYQLEATPKTGGSDSSRVWITEAGWRPTRIQLLSGGKTIADLTVSSYKVNSGVTAAAIRMLPKDAQIIKQ; encoded by the coding sequence ATGAGCAAACGACTGACCCTGACCCTCCTCGCGGGCCTCCTGAGCGTCGCGGGCGCGCAGTCCGCGCAGGACATCGTGAACAAGGTGGACGCCGCCCAGAAGGCCGCCAGGGACGTCTCCTTCCGCCTCAGCGGCAACGCCAGCTTCGACAGCGCCGCGCAGAAGATCGACCTGACCGTCAAGGCCATCCCCGCCCAGAGCCTCGCCCGCGTGCAGTTCATGGCGCCCGACGCCCTGGCCGACAACGTCATCGTCGCCGACAAGACCGAGATCCGGCAGTACATGTACCTCACCAACCAGATCACCGTCACCAGCGCCCAGAAGGCCGCGCAGCAGGCCGGGCTGGGCCTGGACTTCACGCAACTGACGAACACCGCCAGCATGCTCGCCCGCTACAACGTCAAGCTGATCGGCACGACCGGTACGGCCGGGAAGCGCGTGTACCAGCTGGAAGCCACGCCCAAGACCGGCGGCAGCGACAGCAGCCGCGTCTGGATCACCGAGGCCGGCTGGCGCCCCACCCGCATCCAGCTGCTCAGCGGCGGCAAGACCATCGCCGACTTGACCGTCAGCAGCTACAAGGTGAACAGTGGCGTCACCGCCGCTGCGATCCGCATGCTCCCCAAGGACGCGCAGATCATCAAGCAGTAA